A genomic stretch from Prionailurus bengalensis isolate Pbe53 chromosome E2, Fcat_Pben_1.1_paternal_pri, whole genome shotgun sequence includes:
- the DYRK1B gene encoding dual specificity tyrosine-phosphorylation-regulated kinase 1B isoform X6 has protein sequence MAVPPGHGPFSGFPGPQEHTQVLPDVRLLPRRLPLAFRDATSAPLRKLSVDLIKTYKHINEVYYAKKKRRAQQAPPQDSSTKKEKKVLNHGYDDDNHDYIVRSGERWLERYEIDSLIGKGSFGQVVKAYDHQTQELVAIKIIKNKKAFLNQAQIELRLLELMNQHDTEMKYYIVHLKRHFMFRNHLCLVFELLSYNLYDLLRNTHFRGVSLNLTRKLAQQLCTALLFLATPELSIIHCDLKPENILLCNPKRSAIKIVDFGSSCQLGQRIYQYIQSRFYRSPEVLLGTPYDLAIDMWSLGCILVEMHTGEPLFSGSNEVDQMNRIVEVLGIPPAPMLDQAPKARKYFERLPGGGWTLRRTKELRKDYQGPGTRRLQEVLGVQTGGPGGRRAGEPGHSPADYLRFQDLVLRMLEYEPAARISPLGALQHGFFRRTADEATNTGPAGSSASTSPAPLDTCPSSSTASSISSSGGSSGSSSDNRTYRYSNRYCGGPGPPITDCEMNSPQVPPSQPLRPWAGGDVPHKTHQAPASASSLPGAGAQLPPQPRCLGRPPSPTSPPPPELMDVSLVGGPPDCSPPHPAPAPQHPAASALRTRMTGGRPPLPPPDDPATLGPRLGLRGVPQSTAASS, from the exons ATGGCCGTCCCACCAGGCCATGGTCCCTTCTCTGGCTTCCCAGGGCCCCAGGAGCACACGCAG GTATTGCCTGATGTGCGGCTGTTGCCACGGAGGCTGCCCTTGGCCTTTCGGGATGCGACCTCAGCCCCGCTGCGCAAGCTCTCCGTGGACCTCATTAAGACCTACAAGCACATCAATGAG GTATACTATGCGAAGAAGAAGCGGCGGGCCCAGCAGGCGCCACCTCAGGACTCGAGCaccaagaaggagaaaaaggtcCTGAACCATGGTTATGACGATGACAACCACGACTACATTGTGCGCAGTGGCGAGCGCTGGCTGGAGCGCTACGAGATTGACTCACTCATTGGCAAAGGCTCCTTTGGCCAG GTGGTGAAAGCCTATGATCATCAGACCCAGGAGCTGGTGGCCATCAAGATCATCAAGAACAAAAAGGCCTTCCTGAACCAGGCCCAGATTGAGCTGCGGCTGCTGGAGCTGATGAACCAGCACGACACAGAGATGAAGTACTACATAG TGCACCTGAAGCGGCACTTCATGTTTCGGAACCACCTGTGCCTGGTGTTCGAGCTGCTTTCCTACAACCTGTACGACCTCCTGCGCAACACGCACTTCCGCGGAGTCTCGTTGAACCTGACGCGGAAGCTGGCGCAGCAGCTCTGCACAGCGCTGCTCTTCCTGGCCACGCCTGAGCTCAGCATCATTCACTGCGACCTCAAGCCCGAGAACATCCTGCTCTGCAATCCCAAGCGTAGCGCCATCAAGATCGTGGACTTCGGCAGCTCCTGCCAGCTTGGCCAGCGG ATCTACCAGTACATCCAGAGCCGCTTCTATCGGTCGCCTGAGGTGCTTCTGGGCACACCCTACGACCTGGCCATTGATATGTGGTCCCTGGGCTGCATCCTGGTGGAGATGCACACTGGAGAGCCCCTCTTCAGTGGCTCCAATGAG GTGGACCAGATGAACCGGATTGTGGAGGTGCTGGGCATCCCACCAGCCCCCATGCTGGACCAGGCACCCAAGGCTCGCAAGTACTTTGAACGGCTGCCTGGGGGTGGCTGGACCCTACGAAGGACAAAGGAACTCAGGAAG gaTTACCAGGGCCCCGGGACACGGCGGCTGCAGGAGGTGCTGGGCGTGCAGACGGGCGGGCCCGGGGGCCGGCGGGCGGGGGAGCCGGGCCACAGCCCCGCCGACTACCTCCGCTTCCAGGACCTGGTGCTGCGCATGCTGGAGTATGAGCCCGCCGCCCGCATCAGCCCACTGGGGGCTCTGCAGCACGGCTTCTTCCGCCGCACGGCTGATGAGGCCACCAACACGGGCCCGGCAGGCAGCAGTGCCTCCACCTCGCCCGCACCCCTTGatacctgcccctcctccagcacCGCCAGCTCCATCTCCAGCTCTG GAGGCTCCAGCGGCTCCTCCAGTGACAACCGGACCTACCGATACAGCAACCGATATTGTGGGGGCCCCGGGCCCCCCATCACTGACTGTGAGATGAACAGCCCCCAG GTCCCACCCTCCCAGCCGCTGCGCCCCTGGGCAGGGGGTGATGTGCCCCACAAGACACATCAGGCCCCTGCCTCCGCCTCGTCACTGCCAGGGGCCGGGGCCCAGTTACCCCCTCAACCCCGATGCCTTGGCCGTCCCCCATCACCaacctcaccaccacccccggAGCTGATGGATGTGAGCCTGGTGGGCGGCCCTCCGGACTGCTCCCCACCTCACCCGGCGCCTGCCCCCCAGCACCCGGCTGCCTCAGCCCTCCGGACTCGGATGACAGGAGGTCgtccacccctcccaccccccgatGACCCTGCCACTCTGGGGCCTCGCTTGGGCCTCCGTGGTGTACCCCAGAGCACGGCAGCCAGCTCAtga